Proteins co-encoded in one Marinomonas sp. IMCC 4694 genomic window:
- a CDS encoding sodium:solute symporter family protein, whose product MDQFTINLLFVGGSFALYFGIAFWARAGSTKEFYVAGGGVHPVLNGMATAADWMSAASFISMAGLIAAGGYANSTFLMGWTGGYVLLAMLLAPYLRKFGKFTVPDFIGDRFYSQTARLVAVACLIIASVTYVIGQMTGAGVAFSRFLEVDSNTGLVIAAVVVFFYAVLGGMKGITYTQVAQYVVLIIAYTIPAIFISLQLTDTFIPAIGLFSTHTESGLPLLQKLDEVVRELGFQDYTADVDNKLNMVLFTLSLMIGTAGLPHVIIRFFTVPKVADARWSAGWALVFIALLYLTAPAVASMARLNLLTTIYPSGPTEQPIEYAERPDWVQTWETTGLIKFEDKNGDGRVQFYNDVPAFKDEATARGWEGNELVVNRDILVLANPEIANLPGWVIGLIAAGGLAAALSTAAGLLLAISSAISHDLIKGSINPNISDKGELRAARIAMFVAIVVATYLGMNPPGFAAQVVALAFGIAAASIFPALMMGIFSKRVNSTGAVAGMLAGLISTLVYIFLFLGWFFIPGTASFANTPDNWLFGISPLSFGAIGAMINFAVAFTVSSMTPPPPKEIQDLVESVRYPQGAGGAVDH is encoded by the coding sequence GCGGCTGATTGGATGTCGGCGGCTTCTTTTATCTCTATGGCGGGTCTTATCGCTGCAGGCGGTTACGCTAACTCAACTTTCCTTATGGGTTGGACAGGCGGCTACGTATTATTGGCTATGTTACTGGCGCCTTATTTACGTAAATTCGGTAAATTTACTGTGCCAGATTTCATTGGAGATCGCTTCTACAGCCAAACGGCTCGTTTGGTCGCGGTTGCCTGTTTGATTATCGCTTCTGTAACCTACGTTATCGGTCAAATGACTGGTGCTGGTGTCGCTTTCTCTCGCTTCTTAGAAGTTGATAGCAACACAGGCTTGGTGATCGCAGCGGTAGTGGTTTTCTTCTACGCTGTACTAGGTGGCATGAAAGGGATTACTTACACTCAGGTTGCCCAGTACGTTGTATTGATCATCGCTTATACTATTCCAGCGATCTTCATCTCATTACAACTCACTGATACCTTTATCCCTGCAATTGGGTTGTTCTCTACGCACACCGAATCTGGCTTGCCTTTGCTGCAAAAACTGGATGAAGTGGTACGTGAACTTGGATTCCAAGATTACACAGCCGATGTTGATAACAAATTAAACATGGTTCTGTTTACACTATCTCTCATGATAGGTACAGCCGGCCTACCTCACGTTATCATTCGCTTCTTCACCGTACCTAAAGTCGCTGACGCTCGTTGGTCTGCTGGTTGGGCATTGGTATTCATCGCTTTGTTGTACCTAACGGCGCCTGCTGTTGCGTCAATGGCTCGTCTTAATCTTTTGACGACTATTTACCCATCTGGCCCTACAGAACAACCGATTGAATACGCTGAACGTCCAGATTGGGTTCAGACTTGGGAAACAACCGGTCTAATCAAATTTGAAGATAAAAATGGCGATGGCCGTGTACAGTTCTATAACGATGTTCCTGCGTTTAAAGACGAAGCTACAGCACGTGGTTGGGAAGGTAATGAGCTCGTTGTTAACCGTGACATCCTTGTATTGGCTAACCCTGAGATTGCAAACCTTCCAGGTTGGGTCATTGGTTTGATTGCTGCGGGTGGTCTTGCCGCTGCACTGTCTACCGCGGCAGGCTTATTGTTGGCAATCTCGTCCGCCATCAGTCATGACTTAATAAAAGGATCGATCAATCCCAATATCAGTGATAAGGGGGAATTACGGGCAGCAAGGATCGCCATGTTTGTCGCCATCGTTGTGGCTACTTATCTCGGTATGAACCCGCCCGGATTCGCGGCTCAGGTAGTAGCATTGGCCTTCGGTATTGCCGCAGCGTCTATCTTCCCTGCGTTGATGATGGGTATCTTCTCCAAACGTGTAAACAGCACAGGTGCCGTTGCCGGTATGCTTGCTGGTTTGATCTCGACTTTGGTGTATATCTTCTTATTCCTAGGTTGGTTCTTCATTCCAGGTACAGCGTCTTTCGCAAACACACCTGACAACTGGTTGTTTGGTATTTCTCCACTGTCATTTGGTGCTATCGGTGCGATGATTAACTTCGCGGTTGCGTTCACAGTATCTTCTATGACGCCTCCACCACCGAAGGAAATCCAAGACCTTGTTGAAAGCGTGCGTTACCCTCAAGGTGCAGGCGGTGCTGTTGACCACTAA
- a CDS encoding RSP_7527 family protein, whose product MNNTKSIVELLDNVNIDYLTDAEKYEMIARAERSEYIVASIASAVASVKKAVFKMKSAFVSSSAQHA is encoded by the coding sequence ATGAACAACACAAAATCTATCGTTGAATTATTAGACAATGTTAATATTGATTATCTTACTGATGCTGAAAAATACGAAATGATTGCACGCGCTGAACGATCTGAATACATAGTTGCAAGCATTGCGTCTGCTGTTGCCAGCGTTAAAAAAGCAGTGTTCAAAATGAAATCCGCTTTTGTTTCTTCCTCTGCTCAACACGCTTAA
- a CDS encoding TIGR03643 family protein, whose protein sequence is MTLSLSEESRVIEMAWEDRTPFEAIKDQFGMNEQQVIRFMRRTLKSGSFKLWRERVSGRQTKHLQLRDPAVSRGYCRAQYKPR, encoded by the coding sequence ATGACACTTTCTTTGAGTGAAGAGTCGAGGGTCATTGAAATGGCATGGGAAGACAGAACCCCGTTTGAGGCCATTAAAGATCAGTTTGGGATGAATGAGCAGCAGGTGATTCGTTTTATGCGTAGAACGTTGAAGTCAGGCAGTTTTAAACTCTGGAGGGAGCGTGTAAGCGGTCGTCAGACAAAGCATTTACAGCTTCGGGATCCCGCCGTAAGTCGAGGATATTGTCGGGCTCAATATAAGCCTAGATAA
- a CDS encoding glutathione S-transferase N-terminal domain-containing protein — MSVFIKLIRNFLGLFIATIDVLTRGFKTKRPQAQQQVVNTEAKNLALYQFFACPFCIKTRRAIYKLNLPIEMRSASEGSPHRETLLQGGGKIKVPCLRIEKNGEVEWLYESSEIILYLKKHFN, encoded by the coding sequence ATGTCAGTCTTTATCAAACTCATACGCAATTTCTTAGGTCTATTCATAGCAACGATCGACGTGCTGACGCGCGGTTTTAAAACCAAACGACCTCAAGCACAACAGCAAGTCGTGAATACGGAAGCCAAAAACCTCGCTCTTTATCAGTTTTTTGCCTGCCCTTTTTGCATAAAGACCCGACGAGCCATATATAAACTTAACCTTCCTATCGAAATGCGCAGTGCATCAGAAGGGTCACCACACAGAGAAACACTATTGCAAGGCGGCGGTAAAATCAAAGTGCCGTGCCTTCGCATAGAAAAAAATGGTGAAGTTGAATGGCTATACGAATCATCCGAAATCATCCTCTACCTTAAAAAACATTTCAACTGA
- a CDS encoding ATP-binding cassette domain-containing protein, which produces MQLPQSKIDVGILAVLIALLVLNGRLSAALTSVVSKGFQMLVSLFHLRKSIDPLLESISENCYTRGLKINAVNTIDIKNMTVNVSEQPLLSDINISLRRGESYAVIGGIGVGKSTLLKTLVTLHDDYRGSIIYNSLYDAKTIDRHAFSDCVVYLDMNSTFIKGSVFHNFYIRGVRHKERIIQLVRSVFSSVNIDYEFLFKTDISQIPMSSGQRRKLMLYMTINEYKSLIILDEALINLSPEEIMAIRKYIAKLSPQAILLIATHDRMISNMMPNVIKVDNNTAKLIRSSTVKVITN; this is translated from the coding sequence TTGCAATTACCTCAGTCTAAAATAGACGTTGGTATATTGGCGGTATTAATCGCTTTACTCGTTTTAAATGGTCGATTGTCTGCGGCATTGACCTCAGTAGTCAGTAAAGGGTTTCAGATGCTGGTTTCTTTATTCCATTTGAGGAAATCAATTGACCCTTTATTAGAAAGCATTAGTGAAAACTGTTACACGCGAGGTTTAAAAATAAATGCAGTTAATACCATCGACATTAAAAACATGACTGTGAATGTATCAGAACAACCTTTGCTCAGTGATATTAATATAAGTTTACGCAGAGGAGAGAGTTACGCCGTGATTGGCGGTATTGGTGTTGGGAAGTCCACACTATTAAAAACACTCGTAACCCTTCATGATGATTATCGCGGTAGTATCATTTATAACAGTTTATACGATGCCAAAACTATTGATAGACATGCTTTTTCTGATTGTGTTGTTTATTTAGACATGAACTCTACTTTTATCAAAGGCAGTGTATTCCATAATTTTTATATTCGAGGAGTACGGCATAAAGAACGAATTATACAGTTAGTAAGATCAGTATTTTCCAGTGTTAATATTGATTATGAGTTTCTTTTTAAGACAGATATTTCTCAGATTCCTATGTCATCAGGTCAGCGTCGAAAATTAATGTTATATATGACGATTAACGAATACAAAAGTCTAATTATTCTTGATGAAGCCTTGATTAACTTATCGCCTGAAGAAATTATGGCTATCAGGAAGTACATTGCAAAGTTATCACCCCAGGCTATTTTATTAATAGCCACACATGATCGTATGATCAGTAACATGATGCCGAATGTGATCAAAGTTGACAACAACACGGCAAAATTAATAAGAAGCAGTACGGTAAAAGTCATTACGAATTAA
- a CDS encoding transposase — protein sequence MNATTPQQIMQRWQIVQGQLIPALHQEIGLLTPKLEKLIHILEWSRIEEFVTRFSYRTGRPPHELAWLANAFVAKVVLGLTTTVHLIERLNMDKALQRICGFPLHKKLPSASTFSRAFETFAKDKLAERAHEVLIKMHFGDRLIGHISRDGTAIKVRERPQKIDKVDTDKPKLKGRPRKDKDENRPIKFNVARQRTQCLEEMLKEIPVDCRRGTKCNAQGYKNSWNGYKLHLDIADCGVPISALLSSASMHDSRAAIPLSHISAARVTNLYDLMDAAYCSIDLHEHSRELGHVPLIDHNPRGGEKEGFEPADTVRYRERSGAERANGRLKDEFGGRHIWVRGEVKVMSHLMFGILVLSVDQLLRLRQ from the coding sequence ATGAATGCTACGACGCCCCAACAAATAATGCAACGCTGGCAAATCGTTCAAGGCCAATTGATTCCTGCTTTACACCAAGAAATAGGCTTGTTGACCCCAAAACTTGAAAAACTGATTCATATCTTGGAATGGTCTCGCATCGAAGAGTTTGTGACACGCTTTTCGTATCGGACGGGGCGTCCTCCCCATGAACTCGCTTGGTTAGCCAACGCGTTTGTTGCCAAGGTAGTGCTTGGGCTTACCACCACGGTGCATCTAATAGAACGCCTAAACATGGACAAAGCATTACAGCGAATCTGTGGATTTCCGCTTCATAAGAAACTGCCCTCAGCCTCGACTTTTTCTCGTGCGTTCGAGACGTTTGCCAAAGATAAGTTGGCCGAACGTGCCCACGAGGTGCTGATCAAAATGCACTTTGGAGATCGTCTCATTGGGCATATCAGCCGAGACGGGACGGCGATTAAGGTGAGAGAACGTCCACAAAAGATCGACAAAGTGGACACGGATAAACCTAAGCTTAAAGGGCGGCCCCGCAAGGACAAAGATGAAAACCGCCCGATCAAATTCAATGTGGCACGGCAACGTACCCAATGCCTAGAAGAGATGCTTAAAGAGATCCCGGTTGATTGCCGTCGTGGCACAAAATGCAATGCTCAAGGCTATAAAAACAGCTGGAATGGCTACAAACTGCATCTAGACATTGCAGACTGTGGCGTCCCCATCTCCGCTTTGCTGTCCTCAGCCTCCATGCATGACAGCCGTGCCGCCATCCCTCTGTCTCACATCAGTGCGGCGAGGGTGACCAACCTTTATGATCTGATGGACGCCGCCTACTGCAGTATTGACCTGCATGAGCACAGTAGAGAGTTAGGGCATGTGCCCCTGATAGATCACAACCCCAGAGGGGGCGAGAAAGAAGGATTTGAACCCGCCGATACGGTGCGTTATCGGGAACGTTCGGGCGCAGAACGAGCCAATGGCCGACTCAAGGATGAGTTCGGAGGTCGACACATCTGGGTACGTGGTGAGGTAAAAGTCATGAGTCACCTGATGTTTGGCATTTTAGTACTGAGTGTCGATCAACTGCTTCGACTGCGGCAATAA